CGGGATAGGGCGTTGTGCTTGTTGCCGTGAACTGATCCACACAAGATTTCGGAACGCAAGGCGTTTTGCGGCGATATCTTTTATGCGCTGGCTGTCTTCTTTACTGCCTGTTGCAGCAAGGCGCAGCCGGACAACTTCGCGGGTGAGCATATCGACCTGAGTTTTGGACACAGATTCTAATGCGGTACGGAGTAACTCCCGCTGCTCACTTGAATAGGAATTTAAAGATTCCGGTGTCGAAAGTAAGTCGGGATTGAGCAGTATGGCTATAGTTTCCCGTGCGTCCGAAGCTTTTTTTGCCAGTTCTTCGGACTGTTCTTGTATGTCTTCGAGAGATTGGGTGAGAACTTTGGCGAAAGAACGTATGCCTGCGTTTGTCTGGGTATGCCCTGAAGTGGCAAGAAGCAGTACGGATTCTTTCGGTGGATTTTTTGCCAACCGCTTTGCAATGGAAAGCAACGTTGCAATGGATGTGGATTCATCTGCACCGGGGGCGTGTTCTGGAACATAAGCTTCTGTGTCGTAAAATGCTTCTACAAGCATAAAAGCGGTGTCTGCATCATCCCCTGTGCCGGGAATAAAAGCCCATACGTTTTCCCCTTCTGCTTGAACCCAACGAACGTTTGCAGACACAGTAACCATCGACGCTGTATCTTTCGATGTTTTTTGTTGATAGAGCGTTTCAAGGTTACCAAAAATTTCTGTTGCTTGCTGATGTGAAATCCAGAACCGCGGGAAATTGATTGGTGTGAGTTCAAACTTATCTATGAAAAGTGCTTTTGTGGGTGGACTGGTCTGTTCAGAATCAACATAGATAACGGCGGACGCGCCTAGTTGAGCGGCGTTAATCCAGTTTTTACCGGATGCTAAGTCCATTAAAACCACAGCGCCCTGCACATCTTTACCGTTAAACTCCGCAAGTTCGCCGCTTTTGACATAGATGCTGTGTCCGGTGATGCCTTCGGCTGTCGTGGTTGGCGGCGTTACAGCGTTTAATCGTAACGGAGGCAGGGAAATTGATCGCGCAATTGCCGTGCCGGAATGTTTGAGCATTCCCTTTTTAAATTCAGTAACTGGAAGTAAAAAAGACTGGATGCCTGTGAGTACATTTTTTTGCTTAGCAAAATCTGTTTTGAAGTGCTCATGAATAAATCTGGCAGCTTCTTTCGCTCCTTCCGAACCGGTGTACCTGTCTTGTAATAAGGAAAGAGCGTAGATTGTTTTGTTAAATTTACTGGCACTTTCTGTTTTTTCTTCAGCAAAAGCGCATGACGGAAGAGCACAAAGTACAAGCCATACAATGACGAACAGTGCTATGCATACTACGCGGGCGTACGTATCTGCTGTTTTGGCAACGATGGAGTTCATTCGCGCTCCTTTTCTCCAATGGTTCCAAGAGAAATATTCAGTTCGTCGCGGTACTCTTCTTTATCAACCCGTCCGTCTTTAACCCAGACTACACGGTCGGAAACATTAATCATCTTGTAGTCGTGTGTCGCTGTAATAATGGTTACGCCGCGTTCCCTGCAAAGAGAGCGTAATAATTCAATGGCTTCTTCACCTGTTCTTTGGTCGAGGTTGCCCGTAGGTTCGTCAGCAAGAATAATTGCGGGGTCGTTGGCAAAAGAACGTGCAATTGCTACCCGTTGCTGCTGACCGCCGGATAATTCCAACGGCTTGTGCTGATGGCGGGAGCCTAGTCCTACAAGGTCAAGCAGTTGCAGTCCTTTTTCTGTAGAAGCATCACTATGCATACCCGCGAATGTCATGGGCAGGGTGACGTTTTCCAGCGCTGTGAGAGTGGGGATAATGTTGAAGGTCTGGAATATGTAGCCGATTTTACGGTTACGCAGCCATGCCAGTTCATAGGCATCCAGTTGAGAAATATCCACCTCATCAATGAATACCTTGCCTTCTGTCGGTTTATCCAATCCACCGATCATATTGAAAAGCGTCGTTTTTCCGCTACCGGATGCTCCCATAATTGAGAGGTATTCCCCTGCGAAAATTTCCAGATCTACACCGCGCAACGCGTGTACATGCTGTTTCCCCATCTTAAAGGTCTTTTTTACGCCTTCAACGCGGACAATTACTTGCTTTTCTTCCATCTAGCCTCTCCCTGACTCTGCGGTCGGGTATGCCCTTTAGCTGGAGTTGCCAGCTTGTGGGCGCGGATGGTTACTTCGAAAAATTTATCTGGAGTTATGGCAAATTCCTGATAGGTCGCTGCCAGTTTTTTACGTGTATAGATGGCACAAAGCGTGTTTGATGCATGGTACAGGTTTTGGTGCTCCTCTGGTGGAAGCCCGTCCAGAATTCCTGCCAGAACCGCCCAGCGAATTTTTTCCGGTGAGTCAGCGTAATCGTGCCATACGATCATGGAGTTATCATTTTTCAACAGAGAGAAAATATTACGGGTGTCACTGGCAACGGCTGCGGCATGATGGTCGCCATCAATAAAAATGAGATCGAATTTTGCGTTCAGGCGTGAAAAGTCGAAGCTAAGTGTATCGCAATTGATGCACATAATATTCGGGTATTGTTCAGGCGTAATAAAAAATCCGTCCTGCCGGATCATAGAGTTGCTGAACCCTGCCTGTGATTGTTGGGCTGGAGAAAGGCTGAGTGATAAGCAGGTATTTGTGAGCGGTGCGACATTGGTGATGGATTCGCCGCGCCACCTGCCAATTTCCAAGTAATCGCATGCTTCGTAAGAACGTGCCAACCCCTTCAACAACGCAATATCCATGGGCGTTGCGGCGGCTTCCAGCATGGCATAGGGGGAAATAGTTTCTTCAAATTCAGGGATAAGATCGAGCAGATCTACCTGAGGCAGACCCCGTTCCATATCGTATTGTTCTGTAACGTATTTTTGCCACCATAGTGCATCATGTCTGTCGCGGTAGATAGATTTGAGCGCTTTATGGGGCTTACGGAGTAAATACCAAAGAGCGGTGAGCATCCGGCGGCGCTTAGGCTGAGTCAGAGTGTTGGACATTGCTACTCCCTAATGTTGTGCATTGAGCGCTTTTACAGGTTCCATTCGAGCTGCAATAATCGCAGGATAGAGTACTCCAAGAATACTTAAAGAAAAGCCCACTGCCGTGGCTGTAAGAAATGAAATAAAAACGTCAGCTAGTGAGACAAGAATTAATGAGGCAACTCCGAAGTTTACGAGTCCGTTTAAAAACGCAAACACGATTCCTGCTCCGGAACCGATGGCAGCACCGATGATGCCGATAATGGCAGCTTCGATGAGAAACAGGCGTAAAATGATGGAGTCTAGCGCACCGAGACATTTGAATATTCCGATGATGCGAAATCGTTCAGTTACAGACATGAGTTGTGCATTGATGATGCCGACAGTGCACACAAGTAGAGAAAGGATAACAATCCAGCGTTCTTTAGGACCCGTTGAAACAGTGCCGAGGGATGTATCAACATCAAATCCCATTTCAGTGAGAAGCGGAGCAAATTTAGAACCGCCAAACTGAATAAGCCCTGTAGCGATGTTCAGGTTAACAAGAATAAAGGCAAGAAAGGCAACCGCAAGAATAAGGCTGCTCATTGTAATAAGTGAGCGTGTGAATCTATTACGCAGATTTTGTACGGCAAAATCAAAGGATTTACTCCAAGGAAACCCGATGTGCTGACTTGCCTCTTTGGTAAAAAATCCGGTTTTGGAGATGTGTTCCGACATAGCTATTCCTACGGTTGTTGCTCGTCGCCGCAGTATGGAACTGACGTTTGCGAATACATGCGGTGGAGAATGGTTGCATGTTCCGCATGCAATCAAATAGCTGGGAATGGACGAGCAGAATCATGAGTAACCGTCATCATAGCATATAGTAATTTATGGGAACAGGTTGAACGGGGTAGCTTTGTAAGATTATCAGGAGTTGTTGCAAAAAGTCTTCTGCGGCTTTGTTCATTCTGTCGTGGTGCAGCATTATGCCGCATCTGCCGGAAGCGATTCCTGCGCGTAATTCTGCCAGCAACCCGCTCCACCCTTTGGCTGCTGTGAGTTCGCTACGGGTATGCAAATCAACATTGATAGGGATATCGGGTAGGATATTTTGATGTGGTGCGGATGCCGCACGGGAAATGGCTTTAAAGCCTGTATCCTTAAGAAGTTGGATGTTGGTATTAGAAATGCGGTTCCACGGTGGCGTGAAAATCGGACAAAATGAATTTCCGAGCAGTGATTGCAGCGTATCGTATCCCTGTTGTAGGTCTTTAGCGCATTGGGGGGTGGATCTGTCATCGCCAAATTCACATTTGCGTCCTTGTTTAGCATTGTTTTCGTGCGCCCATCCGTGTTGGTGCCAGCACCACAACGCGTTTTTTTCAGGTGCGACGGAAAGTAATGTTTCAATATGCTCCGCAGTACTCCATGCAGGAACAGCTGCAAGACCAAGAGGGGTGTCAGTCTGTGCAAAAATTCGCAACATGGTTTTACAGCGGTCAGAAGGGATTGCAATGTCATCTGCACGGAAAAATATGGTGGGGGAGGCACTTACGGGGCAACCATTCGCTCTATGCTCTTCGATTCCTGCAAGAATGGTTTGAGCAAGCTGAGTTTTGATATCAGAAGGAACAGCATGCCATAACGCAGAAATATAAGGTCGTTGGTCAGCCATATGTTCGCTCCTTTTTGTTTGTAACTCCACAGGAGGCTATTGTGGAGATGTGTGCAAGGCTATCTATGCTCAAAGAATGTCTTTCTAGATTGTTGTGCTGTGCCTCTATCCAGTTGTGACCAGCCGTTCCAGAAGGCGTGCGGATTCTGTTGCACCATGAAGATTAATAGAGTGCTGTGGCTTCCTATTTGGTTTTGTAAGATATTTTGCAAGCAAAGAGCACAGGTTTTGCGGTTCCAGATCTTTTTGTTCGAGGATTGAAAGCGCTCCTAATTTTTCCAGACTGGAAGAGCGCATGCGTTGCTCACGATTTTGATCGAATGGATACACTAACCCGAATGTATTCACTGCGAGAAGATTCATTGTCGTGTTGTATCCTGCCATACTCACCGATAAATCTGCTGCGCTTAATTGATCGATAAAGTCTGCAATGAAATCTGTAACTGTGATGTGTGGATAAGCTGCACAAAGAGCACGGATTTGTTGCTGATACTCTTGCGGCATGAAAGGACCAGTGGATATGAGCAGCGAGTGTGGGGTACTTTCGTTGAGTAAAATGGAGGCTTCTGCAAGGTGCTGCATGAGTTCTGGATGAACAGAACCGCTACCGATGCTGCCGAGAATGAACGGAATAGTATCAGGTATGGAGTGTGATTTACGCACAATATCAGGTCGCACCTTAGCGGGGAGTGGGGTAATGTACCCTGTATTATATATGGGGATAGTTATATCGTCGATTCGAGTAAATGTTTTGTCCAGCGTAATAACTTGCGGGTCAGTATGTACAAGGACTGCATCAAAGTAAGTGTTAAGTGTAGAAACAACGCGTTCTTCAAACTTTTCTTGATGTTTTTTTTCAACAAGAATGTCACGAACACTGCATACCGTGTACATGTACGGAAATGCGTTTTGTGTTGCTAGCTGGAGAACAGGCATAAGTTCAAAGCTGAATTGCTTACGCCCGAAAGGAAAGAGTTCTACGAGAAAAATGTCCGGTTGCAGTGCAAGAAGTGTTTCAGTCAGAATTGTTGTTCGTTGCGCTTTAATACTGTCCAGTTCTTGCTCACGTAACACTCGTTTAGTGCCGTCTTCTTCTGTGTGTACAAATGCGCCAAAATTTTCATCCATTGAGAGTGACGGCAGTTCAATGACTTGAAGATGCGGTGGATACGTGATTGAGAGTGGAGAACCGCCGGTGATAAGTGTGACTTCGTGTTCAGCGAGAGC
The nucleotide sequence above comes from Halodesulfovibrio sp.. Encoded proteins:
- a CDS encoding glycosyltransferase, with amino-acid sequence MRIVHYCQHVLGMGHFFRSLEIDKALAEHEVTLITGGSPLSITYPPHLQVIELPSLSMDENFGAFVHTEEDGTKRVLREQELDSIKAQRTTILTETLLALQPDIFLVELFPFGRKQFSFELMPVLQLATQNAFPYMYTVCSVRDILVEKKHQEKFEERVVSTLNTYFDAVLVHTDPQVITLDKTFTRIDDITIPIYNTGYITPLPAKVRPDIVRKSHSIPDTIPFILGSIGSGSVHPELMQHLAEASILLNESTPHSLLISTGPFMPQEYQQQIRALCAAYPHITVTDFIADFIDQLSAADLSVSMAGYNTTMNLLAVNTFGLVYPFDQNREQRMRSSSLEKLGALSILEQKDLEPQNLCSLLAKYLTKPNRKPQHSINLHGATESARLLERLVTTG
- a CDS encoding polysaccharide deacetylase; the encoded protein is MADQRPYISALWHAVPSDIKTQLAQTILAGIEEHRANGCPVSASPTIFFRADDIAIPSDRCKTMLRIFAQTDTPLGLAAVPAWSTAEHIETLLSVAPEKNALWCWHQHGWAHENNAKQGRKCEFGDDRSTPQCAKDLQQGYDTLQSLLGNSFCPIFTPPWNRISNTNIQLLKDTGFKAISRAASAPHQNILPDIPINVDLHTRSELTAAKGWSGLLAELRAGIASGRCGIMLHHDRMNKAAEDFLQQLLIILQSYPVQPVPINYYML
- a CDS encoding FtsX-like permease family protein, encoding MSEHISKTGFFTKEASQHIGFPWSKSFDFAVQNLRNRFTRSLITMSSLILAVAFLAFILVNLNIATGLIQFGGSKFAPLLTEMGFDVDTSLGTVSTGPKERWIVILSLLVCTVGIINAQLMSVTERFRIIGIFKCLGALDSIILRLFLIEAAIIGIIGAAIGSGAGIVFAFLNGLVNFGVASLILVSLADVFISFLTATAVGFSLSILGVLYPAIIAARMEPVKALNAQH
- a CDS encoding class I SAM-dependent methyltransferase: MSNTLTQPKRRRMLTALWYLLRKPHKALKSIYRDRHDALWWQKYVTEQYDMERGLPQVDLLDLIPEFEETISPYAMLEAAATPMDIALLKGLARSYEACDYLEIGRWRGESITNVAPLTNTCLSLSLSPAQQSQAGFSNSMIRQDGFFITPEQYPNIMCINCDTLSFDFSRLNAKFDLIFIDGDHHAAAVASDTRNIFSLLKNDNSMIVWHDYADSPEKIRWAVLAGILDGLPPEEHQNLYHASNTLCAIYTRKKLAATYQEFAITPDKFFEVTIRAHKLATPAKGHTRPQSQGEARWKKSK
- a CDS encoding ABC transporter ATP-binding protein yields the protein MEEKQVIVRVEGVKKTFKMGKQHVHALRGVDLEIFAGEYLSIMGASGSGKTTLFNMIGGLDKPTEGKVFIDEVDISQLDAYELAWLRNRKIGYIFQTFNIIPTLTALENVTLPMTFAGMHSDASTEKGLQLLDLVGLGSRHQHKPLELSGGQQQRVAIARSFANDPAIILADEPTGNLDQRTGEEAIELLRSLCRERGVTIITATHDYKMINVSDRVVWVKDGRVDKEEYRDELNISLGTIGEKERE